One Sphaerisporangium krabiense DNA segment encodes these proteins:
- a CDS encoding FAD-dependent monooxygenase, with amino-acid sequence MTPRTPNRVAVVGAGAAGAFFALELSRLRPGIAIDLYDRDERSAGAGIVMSWEFAERVRAVHPRAFALPPEAMATWDRTLTLAGEDRVWSGAYGMFGLTRRVFHEHVRALACEPPTVTFHARDVTADPGGHDLLVVADGANSRLRAARDHGTVTTHGRTVFLWMSTPAVLEPTFVLKCVGAGVLIVHAYPHGAAESTFIVEADPDTLRSRGLLDRPLHEVETILAGVFRDELDGAPLTARTAGWRPFPTVVNERWHHGRAVLVGDAAHTVHFSVGSGTALAIDDAFCLARSLAACDSTDDALAEYARTRAPVAAEAQAEAGDSQRWFETLSRRDRLRGAQTVFALRSRRDANTFARLGARDPEFVARAMETYAGRPTRAEPVDVPLTVGDLRLRTRMVAAGLERDAPVLLFPTATGDRPCVVTRDAPAPPAPPCVLVTPDGTADPRELRAAGASAVGLLVSGDEPVADTPARGFDFVAVPAETGAGRIARTGLADRVRHESDLPVLLLSAQRLSRDEINTLLLAGRVDMVACVDARDLSRGADSGDGSRILEDAAVRSGPEE; translated from the coding sequence ATGACGCCGCGGACACCGAACCGCGTCGCCGTCGTCGGCGCGGGCGCCGCGGGCGCGTTCTTCGCCCTCGAACTGTCACGGCTGCGCCCCGGCATCGCCATCGACCTGTACGACAGGGACGAGAGGTCGGCGGGCGCGGGCATCGTGATGTCGTGGGAGTTCGCCGAGCGGGTGCGCGCCGTGCACCCGCGCGCGTTCGCCCTTCCCCCGGAGGCGATGGCCACCTGGGACCGCACGCTCACCCTGGCCGGCGAGGACCGCGTCTGGTCGGGCGCGTACGGCATGTTCGGCCTGACCCGCCGGGTCTTCCACGAGCACGTGCGGGCGCTGGCGTGCGAGCCGCCCACCGTGACCTTCCACGCCCGGGACGTGACCGCCGACCCGGGCGGCCATGACCTGCTGGTCGTCGCGGACGGCGCGAACAGCCGCCTGCGCGCGGCCCGCGACCACGGCACCGTCACCACGCACGGCCGCACGGTGTTCCTGTGGATGAGCACGCCCGCGGTGCTGGAGCCCACGTTCGTCCTCAAGTGCGTCGGCGCCGGCGTGCTGATCGTGCACGCCTACCCGCACGGCGCCGCCGAGAGCACCTTCATCGTCGAGGCCGACCCGGACACGCTGCGCTCGCGCGGCCTGCTCGACCGGCCGCTGCACGAGGTCGAGACGATCCTCGCCGGCGTCTTCCGCGACGAACTGGACGGCGCGCCGCTCACCGCGCGGACCGCGGGGTGGCGGCCCTTCCCGACGGTCGTCAACGAACGCTGGCACCACGGCCGCGCCGTCCTGGTCGGCGACGCCGCGCACACCGTCCACTTCTCCGTCGGCTCGGGCACCGCCCTGGCCATCGACGACGCGTTCTGCCTGGCCAGATCGCTCGCCGCCTGCGACTCCACCGACGACGCCCTCGCCGAGTACGCGCGGACCCGGGCGCCCGTGGCGGCGGAGGCGCAGGCCGAGGCCGGGGACAGCCAGCGCTGGTTCGAGACGCTGAGCCGCCGCGACCGGCTGCGCGGCGCCCAGACGGTCTTCGCGCTGCGCAGCCGCAGGGACGCCAACACCTTCGCGCGGCTCGGCGCCCGCGACCCGGAGTTCGTGGCGCGGGCCATGGAGACGTACGCGGGCCGTCCCACCCGGGCCGAGCCGGTGGACGTGCCGCTCACCGTGGGGGACCTCAGGCTGCGCACCCGGATGGTCGCCGCGGGCCTGGAGCGGGACGCGCCCGTGCTGCTCTTCCCCACGGCGACCGGCGACCGCCCGTGCGTGGTGACCCGCGACGCGCCCGCTCCGCCCGCTCCGCCCTGCGTGCTGGTGACCCCGGACGGCACCGCCGACCCGCGGGAGCTGCGCGCCGCGGGGGCGTCGGCCGTCGGGCTGCTGGTGTCCGGGGACGAGCCCGTGGCGGACACGCCGGCGCGCGGGTTCGACTTCGTCGCCGTCCCCGCCGAGACGGGCGCGGGGCGGATCGCCAGGACCGGGCTCGCCGACCGCGTCCGCCACGAGAGCGACCTGCCCGTGCTGCTGCTGTCGGCGCAGCGGCTGTCCCGCGACGAGATCAACACGTTGCTGCTGGCCGGGCGCGTGGACATGGTCGCGTGCGTGGACGCGCGCGACCTCTCCCGCGGCGCGGATTCCGGGGACGGATCGCGCATTCTGGAAGATGCCGCCGTGCGAAGCGGGCCGGAAGAGTGA
- a CDS encoding GNAT family N-acetyltransferase: protein MTTTTPGPVARTATRFEVREGLPAGWDAHMGDAPASLSARWIGLAQARIPGGLRTFGLYEDDRIAVAFCGGVQDAPTGHPRFDPYAVLSGASATDDVALAARGPHPWKGADPAEVFPCCLVMFPNYETAPAGHGARDHALAGRFVAGLDAWARDNGARSVAYLYLRPDYPEFAGALREAGYTTIPMVERCDMRVTWTDFDGYLATLSRNRRTAARRELRETRERGIVVAERRVTDEEPELVRLRCNLIAKYGGTPDPEREAFSLRYLRDHFGAGDLLLIEARRDGDLLAFSLFIRDGASWSVLMNGTDYDDPDASFTYFTTMFYRPAQLAPAAGVRTIGYGIGTIDAKRSRGCRTSTLQAAVRAIDPMGVTT, encoded by the coding sequence GTGACCACGACGACACCCGGCCCCGTCGCGCGGACCGCCACGCGGTTCGAGGTCCGCGAGGGGCTGCCCGCCGGCTGGGACGCCCACATGGGGGACGCCCCGGCGAGCCTGAGCGCCCGCTGGATCGGCCTGGCCCAGGCGAGGATCCCCGGCGGCCTGCGCACCTTCGGCCTCTACGAGGACGACCGGATCGCCGTCGCGTTCTGCGGCGGCGTCCAGGACGCCCCCACCGGCCACCCGAGGTTCGACCCGTACGCGGTGCTCAGCGGCGCGTCGGCGACCGACGACGTGGCGCTCGCCGCGCGGGGCCCGCATCCGTGGAAGGGCGCGGACCCGGCCGAGGTGTTCCCCTGCTGCCTGGTCATGTTCCCCAACTACGAGACCGCCCCCGCCGGGCACGGCGCCCGCGACCACGCCCTCGCGGGCCGGTTCGTCGCCGGCCTGGACGCCTGGGCCAGGGACAACGGCGCCCGCAGCGTCGCCTACCTGTACCTGCGGCCCGACTACCCCGAGTTCGCCGGCGCGCTGCGCGAGGCCGGGTACACGACGATCCCCATGGTCGAGCGCTGCGACATGCGCGTCACCTGGACCGATTTCGACGGCTACCTCGCGACGCTCAGCCGCAACCGGCGCACGGCCGCGCGCCGCGAGCTGCGCGAGACCCGCGAGCGCGGCATCGTCGTCGCCGAGCGCCGCGTCACCGACGAGGAGCCCGAGCTGGTGCGGCTGCGCTGCAACCTGATCGCCAAGTACGGCGGCACGCCCGACCCCGAGCGCGAGGCGTTCTCGCTGCGCTACCTGCGCGACCACTTCGGCGCCGGCGACCTGCTGCTCATCGAGGCACGCAGGGACGGGGACCTACTGGCCTTCAGCCTGTTCATCCGGGACGGGGCGAGCTGGTCGGTGCTCATGAACGGCACCGACTACGACGACCCCGACGCCTCGTTCACCTACTTCACCACGATGTTCTACCGCCCCGCCCAGCTCGCCCCGGCGGCCGGCGTGCGCACCATCGGGTACGGCATCGGCACGATCGACGCCAAGCGTTCCCGTGGATGCCGGACCAGCACGCTCCAGGCCG